TATCTCCTCCTGGTATACTGCAGCCACTGCCCATTCCACAGCAGGTCTGGCAGGACATTAGCATGGATTTTATCACTTCATTACCACTGTGTAAGGGAAAATCTGTTGTGATGGTGGTGGTTGATAGATTGACTAAATATAGTCATTTCATAGCCTTAGCTCATCCTTATTCTGCCATGATGGTTGCTCAGCTTTTCATTGAACATATTTTCAAACTCCATGGAATGCCGCAGACCATTGTAAGTGATAGAGATTCTGTCTTTCTCAGCTTGTTTGGGAAGGAGTTTTTTAAACTTCAGGGCTCAAAGTTGTGTATGAGCTCTGGCTATCACCCTCAAAGTGATGGCCAGACCGAGGTTGTGAATAGGTGTCTTGAAACATACTTGAGGTGCTTTACTAGTTTGCAGCCAAGAAGATGGTTACATTGGCTTCCATGGGCTGAGTGGAGTTATAATACTGCATATCATACAGCTGCCAAAGCCACTCCATTTGAATTGTTGTATGGATATACTCCTCCTCAGATTTCTGGTTATGAGAAGGGCAGTGCAAGACTGGAATTTTTGGATCAAGCTTTACTAGAAAGAGATCAAGTGCTTGATCtattgaaacataatttggagGCAGCTCAAGTCAGGATGCAAGTGCAGGCTAACAAGCATCGTACAGAAAGAGAATTTACAGTTGGAGACCTGGTATACTTGAAGCTTTTACCTTATCAATTTCCTTCTTTGACATCACACTCTTTTTCCAAATTACATCCAAGGTGGTATGGTCCTTATAAAGTCATGGAGAAAATTGGTGTTGTTGCTTATAGGCTCAAGTTACCAGTTGAGTCTAAAGTACATCCAGTATTTCATGTTTGCTGTCTGAAGAAACATCTAGGGCCTGCTGTTTTGCCTACCAGTGCTTTGCCAACGGTTACTGATAATGGTCTACAACAGCAAGGTGTTCCTCTTTCTGTGTTAAAAAGGAGAGTGTATCGCAAGGGCAATGTTGCTGGCACTCAAGTCCTAGTTCATTGGCAAAATCATTCCAGTGAGGAGGCCACGTGGGAAGACTATGATGAATTCACTACTTCATTTCCTGATTTCAAATTTTAGGAGTATTTTCATTTTGTTGCTGTTTACCTTGTAGCAAGGTTGTTTAAGGGGAAGGGAATGATAGGATATTGAGTATCAAGGGCAATTTAGTCTTTCCATGTAATTCATTAAGTCGGTTCAGAATAACTGTTAGTATACATGGCTTGTTGTGATTGGTTTTCTCTCTTGTATATTAGAGGGAAATATACTGTTTTGTAAGAccgtttttgagtaattgaaaTAGAAGCAGCGTCTTCTACaagtttctctcttcttctagTCTTGTCACCGCCATTGAAGAATTCTTGTTAGGTTAAGCTAGCAGAGTTCTATCAGTATAAGATTCATCACCAGTCTTATGAGGAgattttctataatttgaaGTGAAAGTTAAGCAAGATTTGATCAAGTGGTGGCGGCACATAATATGGTAAATTCTCTGACACAGGGGGAGGATGAAGACCCTGAAGGAGACAGCGGCGTTTTGGTGGTATTTGTCCCGGATCTGGTGGGTGATGGGTAGAAGGAGCAAGGGAATACATCATCGGTGAACCTGAATCTTAGGGGAAGAAGAGGAGGGGGGAGAATAATTTTGGAGACATGTTTCTTTggttgaagagagagaaacgaagtgtaaattggggaaaaaagTTGAACCATTGAATTGTTGGAcaagaattttattctagggtataaagaacactatctattccatttacaacagatccaagttgtactgtgatctcagtgattgcttcgtgcaatttatctgggtcatgagtacttgcttgtctgccccatgacatatatcgaacaccttgtatggcatactttgaaaccataagttgccttttgtagtcttgaactttgtcggttgcttctttaagtctccttttggtttccctcaaagcttcttgtagagattcgatggttttctggggatcgtcctcgtatacgtcttcccttataggggagaggttgaatctgggatcatttccaccttcatcttctttagaagtagaaccttcatcagttctagacctttttgcaggtggagagttaggagtatccatccttgaagatttcttgaggaagatattggtttctgctgattcttacttttgaatatttatacaaatggaatatgaaggaagtgttggaccaagacttactgtctaggtcaacattgtgtttttgatgattgtgtatgattgtatactaaaatgtgtgtgagcatgcttgacttgaacatatcctaaaatgctagaaaacatgcttaaatggttatttggttaattgtttaatatcttaattgtgcatatacacttaaatgaaggcttatgcatatctctatgtgaatttgatatctatatatttttgagatagtgctggaaatttagttttgaaaacaaacatacatggactaagttagggcattaatcttctaatgatcataatttatcttaaccaacttagatcaaaatgacttgaaacttgaaccacatgcacataaaagtctaatatatgttctaggactataatcatgataaattaagtgcatcacatatacatttggtcatatgcttaaattccgccaaaactaggttttacctaattttgtgcatatgtgttctttgtgaacgtggtgaaccaaatgaactccgatttagatgaaatttcgtgtgcatcttagttttatcactatgaacatatttgacctagtaaagttcaagagaaaaggtcatttacactgagtttgcaaaatgacattgaatttacacttagaatttatcggtttcactattagtgacttatttgcttggttgagtgaccaaacgatttccgattgttatgaaattttatatggacattttaatatatataaaatgatttatcatgcagtaatatgaattttctgggttgtttttctaatgtaattaacctatgcgctctatatgaagctctttgagcttacatgcaattggggagttctacctcctatttctttgtaggttaatcatcatgaggatgttatatcactcagaattcagtttgctcaagtgaattgaagtccggttttcaagtatgagcttggatctctagaaaaccaagaaaaacctatgttcatcaaccttccactaaggcattttgattgatgattggaactagccttagggctgtataatatggatatattggtgctgccaaattcagagtttgaagtcaagattggagggacatgtttggtcacttgaaggatctcttgtcttcatcaaacaagatcttgcacatgcttcctttattgaggtcaatgatcatatttttgtgagaagacaattgatgaagctaaaggacaaatgcaatggttgaaatttgtaagagatgagaaagtatattttgcaactagacaagacttagattatgaagatattcttgaagactacaagctccaacggtacactaatctatggctgagattgaattgttttgaattatgaatggatcagattacaacaagacttgaagggttaagatgaccatttaaaaggtgaatccaatggttgtgcataagaccatattcttgcttgcaatttttgacttaaaagaagatcttacttgatttttggagtcaaagattgttgcaagttgctacacattttgtaggaaatcattggagataccaaggccaagatttggtgtaagtttgatcaaatggtcaaagatgacaaaattgttggagataccaaggtcaagatttggtgcaagtttgattaaattgtcaaagatggctgcaagtgcacatgacaactcaaatcttggaaagctagacttggaaaataatgcaagtgcaacggctacatattgtaaggtcaagatttaatgatctattcattcaatggccaagatttgcacatgtaattgaaggtcgagatttgaagatagaaaaagatccaatggtggaaatcacaagagcttggtaaattataaagaggggttcttcgtcattccaacttggagaagccaaaattacattgaagaaattcttgctctcaaagctttcaagctagtttgtgccattgaatccaagcttctacccaagccactctaaaggcttcctcactattttgcttttgcaaagagggagtgcttctcatttggcttcttattttcagattcgaaaatcctcattattcttcattttctatccaacccgtgaggtgatattgtgattcttgagtgttcctcaaccccatttgcttagtgcaaaccttgagtgaaccatttataccgaacacttgtaaaagtcccttcattgggcaaaaaccttgttgaggttgagtttaagggagtgcttgaaacccttggttgtaaagtttgaagattgtcttgaaatcttcagttttaagggtgacctaaaaacccttgtgagttttgtggagctcttgagaaaaacacatccttagtggaggttggaaaatcctaggttggtgaacctaggtagtagatgtaggagaagagtctccgaactacaataaattgctgtgtggactttcttgattgcattgcttgcttgttgattgattaagtgttttgattgcagaattttctgaaccactagtctgtccgtgcactgttcacatagctaaactttgaattttaatctgaatttttgatatagtattcattagggtgttgtgatactgcataccaaatttcatggaattctgacttgatttgctaggtgaaatttgagttgtaaaatctgtgcgcagtgtgttgtttaaaaaatctgtttttgcaattccttgattatttgataattgatcattcaccatattgtatcacatcttgcattgaaatgaatattgattaggataatcattagagtccaaatttgtgtgctaattgttaattgacattgatttccttttaaattataaaaagagattcctatcggaatttggggacacaattcaccccccctcttgtgttaagtacgatccatcatgaATTAATCCAATGGTTCAGATCTGGTACTGGTTTGATTGCTCTATAATTTGTTGTCTATGAAGGAGCTGTTTTAATAGAAGCTGCGGGGAAAGTGAGATTATTCTAATGCTCACACCTATCGTTCCctcccctcctctctctctgtaGCTCACAGCTTTGCAATTGATAATAATGGAGGTTGAGATGGTATCCAGTAAATGCATCAAACCTTCTCCAACAACTCATCatctcaaaacccataaaatctCTCTCCTTGATCAACTTGTCCCCTCCACATACGTTCCCATGATTCTCTTTTATCCACCAAACCAAGCATGCATCTCTGAAACATCGCAAGTgttgaaacaatctctttcACAGATACTGACTCTTTACTACCCTCTTGCCGGAAAGGCTTTGGACGATCGTTCCTTTGACTGCAATGATGAAGGCGCTTGCTATATCAATGCCAGAATCAATTGCAATTTATGTGACTATCTCAAACACCCCACTATCTCAGTATTCCCCAAATTTTTGCCAGATGAGATTATTTACAGAGAAATAACTCGCGGAGATCATGTTCTAATGATTCAAGAAACTCCGTTTTCTTGTGGTGGCATTGCAATTGGTCTTGTGGCTTCGCACAAGATTTTTGATGGAACTGCTCtttgtgcgttcatgaaaaCTTGGGCTACGATCGCTCGAGATTCAATTGTAGGAGCTCTGGCTCCAAATTTTAGTGCCTCATCAATATTCCCCCAAAACCATTCATTCCCAGAAGATCTAACCACTTCAGCTTTGGCAAGTGTCTTGTATAAAAATAACATGTCTGTTACAAAGAGGTTTGTGTTAGATGGATCAGTCTTGAGCAATCTCAAAGCCAAAGCAACAAGCTCAATTGTGCCCGACCCGACTCGCTTAGAGGTTGCCTCTGAATTCATTGTTAAATGCATGATGTCTGCATTGAAGACGGTAAAACCATGTATCCAGAAATCAGTTTTGGTGGCAAATTTAGTGAATATGCGACGAAGGGCTGTCCCACAATTCCCAGAAAATTTTCTGGGGAACTTTTTGATGATAGCTCTCATGATGTCAGAATCAGAGGGTGAGGGAATAGAGTTGTGCGATTTCGTCCGCCAGATGAGGGAAGCTGTTAAGGCAATCAACGATGACGTTGTGAAGAGCTTTGAAGGAGATGAAGGATTGGAAATCTATGTGGGGCCATGAAAGAGATTCGTGAATTATGTTTGAAGTCTGTAACCGAAGGAATGGCTCTTGTCCTGATTAATAGCTGGTGCAAGCTTGGGGTTTATGAAGTCGATTACGGGTGGGGAAAGCCTTTATGGGTTCCGTTTGCCGGTGTGGCGGAAGCGGTGGCTGACCATGCGATTAGTTTTATGGATGCAAGAGATAACAAATGAGTGGAAGCATGGGTGACACTGGATGAACAATTGATGTCTCTGTTAGAACATGATGAGGAATTACTCTCTTTAGCCTCGGTTAATCCGAGTCCTCTATAAATTGTTTTCGTTTTGTGTTTAATCGCTGATATTCCCTTTCTGTCTCTTTTACTTCTTTGATTGTCTAATCGTTGAATTATACGAACTCTTCAGGATTTCGAAACATAGCCTCGACCTTGGCTCTCTCACTCTGCTGGTCTCCATGTGGTGTCTAGTAGATTGGTATGATTTTTATCAATTCAGTACATAAAATAGCAGGTGATACTTATTCCCAAGATTAGAAATCCGCAAGGATGGAGCCAGCATGTAAGCTGGGGTGATGCAAATCAACCCAATAATCACAATTGAATTGATTAACACAAAAGATAATAGGACAAATGAGAATCACTCTGTGACACTAAAATCAGCAATCACTCCTCTCACCATTCTTTCTTGTTTCAAATGCAGAATAAGCTACCCTTCATTGGAAAATAAACTAGATTAAATAGGACTaggttggagaagattgttgcaCGTTCTTGGCCTTCACTCATGCCTCTATCAATGCTGATGGATTCAAGCCTCTACTCATAACTGTTCCACAATTCATGCAGCCCAAGTCTAGCCTTTAGTGATTCCCATATCAATGATATCATAGCTATGTTCACATTGCAGTCTTTAATAATACCATTAAGATTTGTAGCATCACCGAATGAgaatcaaatttcaaatcacACGTAATTAGAAAGAATCAAAtattaaatcatatataaaataatattttaaaaaaacattcgCGGGTGGGATAACCAATTTAGGGGATGAGAatactttttcacttttttatatCCATTTAAATCTAATCTAAGGGATTTCGTTGGACCCACAAAAATGAGGGGTCGATTTAATCTAATGCAAAAATTATTTGCTTCGACCCAGCATCACCGAAGGTGTACCAGAATAAATAATAGTTAATTATCACTTCAACATagcgtcttttttttttggtaagtattaGACTATTAGGTGATAGAGTTTAGAGAAACTGTAACTCTATAAAAAGTGTACGTTTTTATTGTAAATTTAAAGAATCTGTTAAAACTATCTGTTGCGAATGGTCTAAGTATCACGTtacatagattttttttcttaagtaTCATCTGACATATAGCAAAAACACTTGGGAAAAGAAACTGAAACTTCAGCGCAGATCCATGCATGCAAAGTTGCATGCATTTGTTCTTCTAGTCatacggggcatttggttacTAATccagtgagtgtgagtgtgagtgtgaggcgAGCTTTAGGCGAGTGTAAGGTGAGTATGATATGAGTGAAAAACATACTTAACTTCAAGTTGATCTTGTGGAGCATTTGTGGAACATCCATAGCAATGCTTAGTAATATTGTTGTTTGAAATGTTTTAATGtaacaatttaattttctaaGTTTTAATGttattgatttcaatttttaatataattttatagttttaaaataatataaacaagtaaaacgaaattgaaaattaatattttaatgttgttAAGGATAAGAATAAAGATTTTGATACAGTTGTTGTTGGTAAGAGATTCTATAAATGGTCAAAAAGTGGTATTTGAGTAGGTAAtatagagaatctgttaagagacaCTGATGCAACTGCTCTAAAGAGGGAATGAGGGTGGGATGAGTTTGTGATTCCACCCTCTCAAACTCAACCAAACGGgggaatgagtgattctcaccctcGGCTCACCTCATTCCCTCCTAACAATGCAAACGAAATTCCCCGTTAGATCTATGACGTCCAAGTCAACTTGCCACCAAAGTTATATTCTTAAATATATGTTATAATAATAAGATCGGGATCGAGTCAGTATATTACATAATAAATTTAGGAGCCAGTGAAATTGGAATAGAAAAACcaaactaaattaattaatttaatttcattagGAATATTTAATTGTTATTTTATATCCATAGATCTCAAAGCAAATCTAGTACTATCTGTATTGATAAGCTCTATCTAATTTAATATTTACGCTATCTTTCTTCTTCCGTCTTTTTATTGTAACAAAAGCTACGGCGAAAGTGATATAATTAATAACAATTACAGTAGATCCAGGCACCCCAATAATTCTATGTAGTttctttattatatatatataataattctcaTATAAGagtctaatgtaagggtgtaaaataagggtctatatttataccattgatttgaaacatgtgagatcTAAAGTAGTGAaccccacttgtcatttcattcattcactCCATTAAAACGTAACTCTTATTGTACACCCTTACCATAGACCCTTATATGAGAAAacctctatatatgtgtgtgcgcgTGTGCGTGCTTGCGTGCGTCAATTGTCCGTAAGAAAATTGATCAAATTATTTGTCTCATCATCTCGTTGCATTATTgatcaaaaattaattaataagagATCGGGATCGAGTCGGTATATTACATAATAAATTTAGGAGCGAGTGAAATTGGAATAGAAAAAcaaactaaattaattaatttaatttcattacGAATATTTAATTGTTATTTTATACCCATAGATCTCAAAGCAAATCTAGTACTGTCTGTATTGATTAGCTTTATCTAATTTAATATTTACGCTATCTTTCTTCTGCCTTTTGTTTACTATAACAAAAGCTACCGCGAAAgtgatatataattaataacaatTACAGTAGATCCAGGCACCCCAATAATTCTATGtagtttctttatatatatatatatatgaattctcatataagggtctaatgtaagggttTAAAATAAAGGTTTATGTtcacaccattgatttgaaacatgtgggacctaAAGCAATGGACCCCATttatcatctcattcatccacaccattaaaacgtaacccttattttacactcttACAATAGACCCTTATATGAGAAAGCCTccatatgtatgtgtgtgtgcatgTGCGTGTGTGCGTCAATTGTTGGTAAGAAAATTGATCAAATAATTTGTCTCATCATCTCGTTGCattattgataaaaaattatcattgtaaagagggtaaaaaaaaaagttggtcaCTTAATACACAATTGTACTCACAATCCAAATGCCTCAATTCTTGTGCAATTATCAATTTAACAAGTGTTACATTTGAATTCACCCACAATGGCATAGTTGGAAAAAGattggctggaattattccaccaATTTCACCAAATCTGCATCATTGAATGGTGGAGTATAGTGTTGTCAAATCCAATGCAATCTTGCATTGAATGATGGAGATTTAGTGGAATTGACTGGACTAATTCTAGCCCCCCTATCCCGAAATAGTTGAgtcaacactccatactcattttctctttcttatctctcttccttttccatcatctttcttttctctcttccttttcatcatttcTCTATTACTTTCCCTCTTCCTTCTCTTCAAAATTCATCAACTAATAGCTACTTCAAATTTGGAGTGACTCTAAGTTTTGTTCGATTTTTGAAGTGTCCAAAACTTGTCATAGACATATAGTACtagatatatagagagagtgagTTTTGAAACACTTGAAACAAGCCCCATCGTGGATAGGAGGGATTTCATGGGACCCActgaaataagaagaaaaaggacTACCATATTCGCTTAAATCTAATATAGGATTTCATGGGACCcaccaatttcaatttttaattgTGTATTTAGGTTGGAGCATGGGTGTGGTTTAAACAATTTTTGTTTGGCCATAAATCAAAATGATGACACAACAATGTCACTTTGATGGTCTAATATTGTCTGACCAAACATGAGAGCATGGACTTGGTTGGCCCCTCACGCTTTCTTGTTTTTTGAAGACAAAGACCCATTGACGGTCAGAGACCATTAAATATGAAAGAGGAATAAAAAAACAGAGAACTGAAGGTATTATCAGTTAGAGTAAAAAAACTGAACCTGCACACAACCAAACAAAGAGGAGTGAATCAACGGGAAAAA
This DNA window, taken from Tripterygium wilfordii isolate XIE 37 chromosome 20, ASM1340144v1, whole genome shotgun sequence, encodes the following:
- the LOC119986815 gene encoding acylsugar acyltransferase 3-like, which codes for MVNSLTQGEDEDPEGDSGVLVVFVPDLILTLYYPLAGKALDDRSFDCNDEGACYINARINCNLCDYLKHPTISVFPKFLPDEIIYREITRGDHVLMIQETPFSCGGIAIGLVASHKIFDGTALCAFMKTWATIARDSIVGALAPNFSASSIFPQNHSFPEDLTTSALASVLYKNNMSVTKRFVLDGSVLSNLKAKATSSIVPDPTRLEVASEFIVKCMMSALKTVKPCIQKSVLVANLVNMRRRAVPQFPENFLGNFLMIALMMSESEGEGIELCDFVRQMREAVKAINDDVVKSFEGDEGLEIYVGP